In one Bacillus rossius redtenbacheri isolate Brsri chromosome 11, Brsri_v3, whole genome shotgun sequence genomic region, the following are encoded:
- the LOC134536576 gene encoding uncharacterized protein LOC134536576 produces the protein MGEQAFNIKFVNEVEKHPELYNYKLKGYSKKDVTDKAWNDVAKEVQLTVNECKEKWKNLRSVFVRHIKPPPSGSSSKNKKPYYLSEAMKFTLPFIKTLGTPSGNLPEVINEQNLEHSSSDPTQNTEDVAAEEEEYISDNAILTTTPQLSLPSPMLPNTDFSQEHAHHSQQMTHDPFSNPKDNLSKRKKQTVTEVDKSFMEYMNAKKRKLESNSNDDRQVKKSFLLSLLPEIEPLTDAQMKSFRRRVLQLIDDITNPKDMHQHVPAYQQTPTYSYSVSTHSSLATDNASICSSPGNQTIPQKVQDTETQQYFEVIQETLQYEQEHNVM, from the exons ATGGGCGAGCAGGcgtttaatatcaaatttgtaaACGAAGTTGAGAAACACCCAGAACTCTATAACTACAAGTTGAAAGGGTATTCAAAAAAGGATGTGACTGACAAAGCATGGAATGATGTCGCAAAAGAAGTGCAACTCACAG TTAACGAAtgcaaagaaaaatggaaaaatctccGTTCAGTTTTTGTCCGTCACATAAAGCCACCTCCAAGTGGTTCAAGTTCCAAAAATAAGAAACCATATTATCTATCGGAGGCAATGAAATTTACCCTACCATTCATAAAAACGCTTGGTACACCATCGGGGAATTTGCCAGAAGTCATCAATGAACAAAACCTGGAACACAGTTCATCTGACCCAACACAAAATACGGAAGACGTTGCGGCTGAAGAGGAGGAATATATCTCAGATAACGCAATACTAACTACAACACCACAACTTTCCCTTCCTTCACCTATGCTGCCAAATACTGACTTCTCGCAAGAACATGCTCATCATTCCCAACAAATGACTCATGATCCCTTTTCCAACCCAAAAGATAATTTATCAAAGCGTAAAAAGCAAACAGTGACGGAAGTGGACAAGTCCTTTATGGAATACATGAAtgcaaagaaaaggaaacttgaatcgAATTCAAACGATGATAGGCAAGTAAAAAAGTCGTTTCTTCTAAGCCTTTTACCAGAAATCGAACCTTTGACAGATGCACAAATGAAATCATTCCGACGTAGGGTTCTGCAGCTTATTGATGACATCACGAATCCAAAAGACATGCACCAACACGTACCAGCTTACCAACAGACCCCAACTTACTCCTACAGTGTTTCCACGCATTCATCGTTGGCTACAGATAATGCTTCAATTTGTTCGTCGCCTGGAAATCAAACTATTCCACAGAAAGTACAAGATACTGAAACGCAACAGTATTTTGAAGTCATCCAAGAGACTTTACAATATGAGCAGGAACATAATGTGATGTGA
- the LOC134536577 gene encoding small ribosomal subunit protein bS18m — MFLCRTRIRAGKLQQATSHLLQLRCSSSIKDDNSSQGFGNYEELDDKLIEARKKDMPVSDMENPFTKEKVQCVLCRLRITPDYKNAKLLSQFVSPYTGRVYGRHVTGLCLQQQKTVEEEIVKSQNAGYMAYYLKQVEFLHDPHLFDPEKPIRPHRF; from the exons ATGTTTTTGTGCAGGACGAGAATACGTGCag GGAAACTCCAACAGGCCACTTCACACTTACTGCAGTTGCGTTGTTCGTCTTCCATCAAAGATGACAACAGTTCTCAAGGCTTTGGAAACTACGAAGAGCTGGACGACAAACTCATTGAAGCCAGAAAGAAAGACATG CCCGTGTCGGACATGGAGAACCCGTTCACGAAGGAGAAGGTGCAGTGCGTCCTGTGCCGCCTGAGGATCACGCCGGACTACAAGAACGCGAAGCTGCTGTCGCAGTTCGTCTCCCCGTACACGGGGCGCGTGTACGGCCGCCACGTCACGGGCCTCTGCCTGCAGCAGCAGAAGACGGTGGAGGAGGAGATAGTCAAGTCGCAGAACGCAG GTTACATGGCGTATTACCTGAAGCAAGTGGAATTCCTCCACGATCCACATTTGTTCGACCCAGAGAAACCAATCAGGCCGCACAGATTTTAA